In the Xiamenia xianingshaonis genome, one interval contains:
- a CDS encoding YggS family pyridoxal phosphate-dependent enzyme has protein sequence MGFQDRYDATLAELARACEAAGRDACDVRVLAVSKTVGADAVAEALACGCTDFGENRPDMLAEKAEAFPQASWHFIGNIQSRKIPEIARFATLVHSLCERRHLERFDREAALLGRTIDVLLEVNVSGEASKSGMAPADVADFMAYAASFDHVRVRGLMTMAPQGDLDVARRCFEELAALRDDVRESLPADQAALFNELSMGMSEDWREAVASGATIVRIGRALFSDVFVADATVS, from the coding sequence ATGGGTTTTCAGGATCGCTACGACGCCACGCTTGCCGAGCTGGCACGGGCGTGCGAGGCGGCGGGGCGCGACGCGTGCGACGTGCGCGTGCTGGCCGTGTCGAAAACGGTCGGCGCTGATGCCGTGGCCGAGGCTCTGGCCTGCGGCTGCACCGATTTCGGCGAGAACCGCCCCGACATGCTGGCGGAAAAGGCAGAAGCGTTTCCGCAGGCTTCGTGGCATTTCATCGGCAACATCCAGTCGCGCAAGATCCCTGAGATCGCCCGCTTCGCCACGCTCGTCCACTCGCTGTGTGAACGGCGCCACCTCGAGCGCTTCGACCGCGAGGCCGCCTTGCTCGGCCGCACCATCGACGTGCTGCTGGAAGTCAACGTGTCGGGCGAGGCCAGCAAAAGCGGCATGGCTCCGGCCGATGTGGCCGACTTCATGGCATACGCCGCATCCTTCGACCACGTGCGCGTGCGCGGCCTTATGACCATGGCGCCCCAAGGCGACCTCGACGTGGCGCGACGCTGCTTCGAAGAGCTTGCGGCTTTGCGCGACGACGTGCGCGAATCGCTGCCGGCAGACCAGGCTGCCCTCTTCAATGAACTTTCTATGGGCATGAGCGAGGATTGGCGGGAAGCCGTTGCGTCTGGGGCTACCATAGTGCGCATCGGCCGGGCGCTGTTCAGCGACGTGTTCGTGGCTGACGCGACCGTATCATAG
- a CDS encoding cell division protein SepF: protein MDSSRGRRSQGGVFDGLKSRLGFSGSTPPLDDDDEYGGGFAEFEEYGESYQPASDSSASAARDPYVSVTTRPAYARRPGGVSVPNLVSIEDVRARTQLPDSLQRDPLPPRQTTSARSGYRAERTMVETANPAHPSTPNGRAAAASNQERSESINRIIASADAERASGSGAGAASGRGAAYDPYDAYAGRAGGSHIPSRGLKVIKPREYGDVESVARAIKAGDAVVLALSATPDALSKRILDFAFGVASALDASVDCVASKVFVVTRNGALTQAERTTLKNQGVL from the coding sequence ATGGACTCTTCTCGTGGAAGGCGGTCGCAAGGCGGCGTGTTCGACGGCTTGAAGTCGCGTTTGGGCTTTTCAGGCAGCACGCCTCCTCTTGATGACGATGACGAATACGGCGGAGGCTTCGCCGAGTTCGAAGAATACGGCGAAAGCTATCAGCCGGCCAGCGATTCGTCGGCGAGCGCCGCGCGCGACCCGTACGTGTCCGTCACGACGCGTCCCGCCTATGCTCGCAGGCCAGGGGGCGTTTCCGTCCCGAACCTCGTATCCATCGAAGACGTGCGGGCCCGCACGCAGCTGCCCGACAGCCTGCAGCGCGACCCGCTGCCGCCGCGCCAGACGACCTCGGCGCGTTCGGGGTATCGGGCCGAGCGCACCATGGTGGAAACGGCGAACCCGGCCCATCCCAGCACGCCGAACGGGCGGGCTGCCGCCGCGTCGAACCAGGAACGCTCCGAAAGCATCAACCGCATCATCGCCTCGGCCGATGCCGAACGGGCGTCGGGCTCGGGGGCCGGCGCGGCTTCGGGGCGCGGGGCTGCCTACGACCCCTATGACGCCTATGCCGGACGCGCCGGCGGCTCGCACATTCCCTCGCGCGGCCTGAAGGTCATCAAGCCGCGCGAATACGGCGACGTGGAATCGGTCGCGCGGGCCATCAAGGCGGGCGACGCGGTGGTGCTCGCCCTGTCCGCCACGCCCGACGCCTTGTCCAAGCGCATCCTCGATTTCGCGTTCGGCGTGGCAAGCGCCCTTGACGCCAGCGTCGACTGTGTGGCCAGCAAGGTGTTCGTCGTCACGCGCAACGGCGCTCTGACGCAGGCCGAGCGCACCACGCTGAAAAACCAAGGGGTGCTGTAA